The genomic DNA ATGAGGAACGAATATAAATGAACAGGAAAGGACAGACAAAATGGGAAAATTAATTAAAGGTGTCAGCAAAAATGCCAGATTTTTTATATGTGATACAAAAGATATGGTTCAGGAAGCAATGGATATACATTCATGCAGTCCTACAGGAATATCAATACTGGGAAGAGTTCTTACAGCAGCCGGAATGATGGGATCAGATTTGAAAAGTGAAAATGATTCAATGACAATAAGAATAAATGGTGACGGTCCGGCAGGGACAATCATAGCTACTGCTAATATGAAAGGTGAAGTAAAGGGATATCTGAGTAATCCTCAGGTGGAAACTGACGATCATGATTCCGCGCATATACACATAGGAAAAGCAGTAGGAAACGGGACAATGTACGTAATAAAAGATATGGGACTGAGAGATCCGTTTTCAGGACTTGTCCAGCTCCAGACCGGAGAAATAGGTGATGATCTTGCATATTATTTTTACACTTCGGAACAAATACCTTCTGTGGTAGCATTAGGAGTAAAAATAAATAAAGATTATAAAGTATCTTGTGCAGGAGGATTTATTATACAGCTTCTTCCCGGGGCAGAAAATGAATTTATAGACAGGCTCGAAGAAAAGCTAAAAGCTATAAGACCTGTAACAGAGCTTTTTGAGGGCGGCTTTGACATATACAGAATAGCACGGCTTC from Sebaldella termitidis ATCC 33386 includes the following:
- the hslO gene encoding Hsp33 family molecular chaperone HslO; its protein translation is MGKLIKGVSKNARFFICDTKDMVQEAMDIHSCSPTGISILGRVLTAAGMMGSDLKSENDSMTIRINGDGPAGTIIATANMKGEVKGYLSNPQVETDDHDSAHIHIGKAVGNGTMYVIKDMGLRDPFSGLVQLQTGEIGDDLAYYFYTSEQIPSVVALGVKINKDYKVSCAGGFIIQLLPGAENEFIDRLEEKLKAIRPVTELFEGGFDIYRIARLLYEDMGSDEEGKLVEDYEILAESEITYKCDCSRERYLRGLITLGRKEIDSILEEDGGKMEVECHFCMKKYEFTKEDFEDIEF